A single genomic interval of Litoreibacter ponti harbors:
- a CDS encoding ABC transporter permease, with amino-acid sequence MTDVTHAESARNQWWDVWDQFKTHTGAMVGLVVFVFIVLGVYIGPLIWTASPTDIPPVVEMIKTRDARPIYTALWDSGARVSWANPLGTDNLARDNLARLMYGGRVSIAVGLTAMILSILIGTLVGVLAGYFKKLDRPLMIATDLFLALPLLPLILVASLLFREPLSAAFGVEGGIFVLIVVLIGVTSWMQTARIVRGDVLGLKEREFVLAARSIGTPNRRMVTRHILPNVLSPIMVSATLGIATAIITESALSFLGFGFPPDFPTWGRLLNDSVDRMVSYPERVVWPGTLISLTVLAVNYMGDGLRDALDPRIRGR; translated from the coding sequence ATGACTGATGTGACCCACGCAGAGAGCGCCCGCAATCAGTGGTGGGACGTCTGGGACCAGTTCAAGACCCACACGGGCGCGATGGTCGGGCTGGTGGTCTTCGTCTTCATCGTGCTGGGCGTCTATATCGGCCCGCTGATCTGGACGGCGAGCCCCACCGACATCCCGCCAGTGGTCGAAATGATCAAGACCCGCGACGCGCGCCCAATCTACACCGCGCTGTGGGACAGCGGCGCCCGGGTCAGCTGGGCCAACCCGCTTGGCACCGACAATCTGGCGCGCGATAATCTGGCGCGGCTGATGTATGGCGGGCGCGTCTCCATCGCGGTGGGCCTCACGGCGATGATCCTCTCCATTCTGATCGGCACGCTGGTGGGCGTGCTGGCGGGCTACTTCAAGAAGCTCGACCGCCCGCTGATGATCGCCACGGACCTGTTCCTGGCCCTGCCCCTGCTGCCGCTGATCCTGGTGGCCTCGCTTTTGTTCCGCGAGCCCCTGTCGGCGGCCTTCGGCGTCGAGGGCGGCATTTTCGTGCTGATCGTGGTGCTGATCGGCGTGACGTCCTGGATGCAGACCGCACGGATCGTGCGCGGCGATGTGCTGGGGCTGAAGGAACGCGAGTTCGTGCTCGCCGCCCGCTCCATCGGGACACCGAACCGGCGCATGGTCACGCGGCATATCCTGCCCAACGTGCTCTCGCCCATCATGGTCTCGGCCACGCTGGGCATCGCCACCGCGATCATCACGGAAAGTGCGCTGAGCTTCCTGGGCTTCGGCTTCCCGCCCGACTTCCCCACTTGGGGGCGGCTCCTGAACGACAGCGTTGACCGCATGGTGAGCTACCCCGAGCGGGTCGTCTGGCCGGGCACGCTGATCTCGCTGACGGTCCTCGCGGTCAATTACATGGGCGACGGGCTGCGCGACGCGCTCGATCCCCGGATCCGCGGGCGGTAG
- a CDS encoding DUF3422 family protein: MEDHPLRYTLANELHARPFPTLEAPCGAIYLAIKRAEDAAGRDREADRLHLTQLLDRHGAPHPQPGATHWFGELGKYKLKWEQHTEFVTYTLFKPFVEDRPFDAKAFDAFPPGWLADAPGARITSALIRVENETPKPRIKELIEEWFVPESLAVSTVLDGAATIAGDFRIDAGGHMRFAVFAQDTTGERRVGRIVQRLCEIETYKSMSMLGLARAREMGPRMGELDQTLTGLMSNMTGKGAAAEDTLAALLATSAELENLLAQSSFRFGATGAYEAIVNQRIDVLREERFNGRQTFGEFMMRRFDPAMRTVKASERRLQTMAERAIRAGDLLRTRVDVERSAQNQTLLESMDQRAALQLRLQKTVEGLSVVAISYYAVNLVLYMVGPFGDTMGLTKLVTTALVTPLVILLVWWMVRRIRKKME; the protein is encoded by the coding sequence ATGGAAGATCACCCGCTGCGATATACGCTGGCCAACGAGCTGCACGCGCGCCCTTTCCCCACGCTGGAAGCCCCCTGTGGCGCGATCTACCTCGCGATCAAGCGGGCCGAGGACGCCGCGGGCCGCGACCGGGAGGCCGACCGGCTTCACCTGACCCAACTGCTCGACCGCCACGGCGCGCCCCATCCGCAGCCGGGCGCGACCCATTGGTTCGGCGAGCTTGGCAAATATAAGCTCAAATGGGAGCAGCATACCGAGTTCGTGACCTACACGCTGTTCAAACCCTTCGTCGAGGATCGCCCGTTTGACGCCAAGGCCTTTGATGCCTTCCCGCCGGGCTGGCTTGCGGATGCGCCGGGCGCAAGGATCACCTCCGCGCTGATCCGGGTCGAGAACGAGACCCCCAAGCCGCGCATCAAGGAGCTGATCGAAGAGTGGTTCGTGCCGGAAAGCCTTGCCGTGTCCACGGTGCTTGATGGGGCTGCGACCATCGCGGGCGACTTCCGCATCGATGCGGGCGGGCATATGCGGTTCGCGGTCTTCGCGCAGGATACAACCGGCGAGCGGCGGGTGGGCCGCATCGTGCAGCGGCTCTGCGAGATCGAGACCTACAAAAGCATGTCGATGTTGGGCCTCGCGCGGGCACGCGAGATGGGGCCGCGTATGGGTGAGCTGGATCAGACCCTGACGGGGCTGATGTCGAACATGACGGGCAAGGGGGCCGCCGCCGAAGATACGCTGGCAGCGCTGCTTGCGACCTCCGCGGAGCTGGAGAACCTGCTGGCGCAGTCCTCGTTCCGCTTTGGCGCCACGGGGGCCTATGAGGCCATCGTCAACCAGCGCATCGACGTGCTGCGCGAGGAGCGGTTCAACGGCCGCCAGACCTTCGGCGAGTTCATGATGCGCCGGTTCGATCCCGCGATGCGCACCGTCAAGGCGTCCGAGCGGCGGCTGCAGACCATGGCCGAGCGGGCGATCCGCGCGGGCGATCTATTGCGGACACGGGTCGATGTGGAACGCTCCGCCCAGAACCAGACCCTGCTGGAAAGCATGGATCAACGCGCGGCCCTGCAGCTGCGTCTTCAAAAGACGGTCGAGGGATTGTCGGTCGTCGCAATCAGCTACTACGCGGTCAATCTGGTGCTCTATATGGTCGGCCCGTTCGGCGACACGATGGGGCTGACCAAGCTGGTGACGACGGCCCTCGTGACCCCACTGGTCATTCTGCTTGTGTGGTGGATGGTGCGCCGTATCCGCAAGAAGATGGAGTAA
- a CDS encoding MATE family efflux transporter, producing the protein MATAKKRDLTEGPVWRALAAMSAPMSLGIFAVLSVGLADAYFLGQLSATALAAVGFIYPVTTAVTSLSIGLSAGANATLSQSVGRGDADDDTRRLGIHAIGLGLALSSLTAVLVFVSYPYLFGAMGASEEVMKEISQYVPIWALSFPFLVVMMIANAVFRAHGDGATSAAIMVLAALFGVGLNPVLIFGWGPIPELGTMGAAVSTTVGRIVAMVVALWIAWRRGLLGVCGDVLQDLMNSIKRILNVGVPAAFSNAINPAGMALVTAAVATVGEAAVAGFGAATRVQSLALVPLMALSSGIGPVVGQNWGAEAQDRAQTATQQAFTFCLLYGLGLGVILVLFGETFAGRLANGGEAADYATQYLQIVGLSMFGYGVVVVANAAMNARDKAVWSMTLSLSRIFIIYLPLAWAGVMLFGYTGILAAAVLANVLGAWAALAATRATGLIRLDLPGIKTPLTRYA; encoded by the coding sequence ATGGCGACTGCAAAGAAACGCGACCTCACCGAGGGGCCTGTTTGGCGTGCGCTCGCGGCCATGTCCGCCCCGATGAGCCTTGGCATCTTCGCGGTGCTCAGCGTGGGTCTGGCGGATGCGTATTTCCTGGGCCAGCTCAGCGCGACGGCCCTGGCGGCTGTGGGCTTCATCTATCCGGTGACGACGGCGGTGACGTCGCTCTCCATTGGCCTGTCCGCAGGCGCCAACGCCACGTTGTCGCAGAGCGTCGGCCGCGGCGATGCCGACGACGACACCCGCCGCCTTGGGATCCATGCGATCGGGCTGGGGCTGGCCTTGTCGTCGCTGACTGCGGTGCTCGTCTTTGTGTCCTACCCGTACCTGTTCGGCGCGATGGGCGCGTCCGAGGAGGTCATGAAAGAGATTTCGCAATACGTGCCCATCTGGGCGCTCTCCTTCCCGTTTCTTGTCGTGATGATGATCGCCAACGCGGTTTTCCGCGCCCATGGCGACGGGGCCACGTCGGCCGCGATCATGGTGCTGGCCGCGCTGTTCGGCGTCGGATTAAACCCGGTCCTGATCTTCGGCTGGGGACCGATCCCGGAGCTGGGCACAATGGGCGCTGCGGTCTCGACCACCGTCGGACGCATTGTGGCCATGGTCGTCGCTCTGTGGATCGCGTGGCGGCGCGGGCTTCTGGGCGTATGCGGCGACGTCCTGCAGGATCTCATGAACTCGATCAAGCGCATCCTGAACGTGGGCGTTCCGGCGGCGTTCTCCAACGCGATCAACCCGGCGGGCATGGCGCTTGTCACCGCCGCCGTCGCGACCGTGGGCGAGGCCGCCGTTGCAGGCTTCGGGGCCGCAACCCGGGTACAGTCGCTGGCGCTAGTGCCATTGATGGCGTTGTCGTCGGGCATTGGCCCGGTCGTGGGTCAGAACTGGGGCGCAGAGGCGCAGGACCGGGCTCAGACCGCCACGCAGCAGGCGTTTACCTTCTGCCTGCTCTACGGGCTGGGGCTTGGCGTCATCTTGGTGCTTTTCGGCGAGACCTTCGCCGGACGGCTTGCAAATGGCGGCGAGGCCGCGGACTACGCCACGCAGTATCTTCAGATCGTCGGGCTTTCGATGTTTGGCTACGGCGTGGTGGTCGTGGCGAACGCCGCGATGAATGCGCGTGACAAGGCGGTGTGGTCGATGACCCTGAGCCTGTCGCGCATCTTCATCATCTACCTGCCGCTTGCGTGGGCGGGCGTGATGCTGTTCGGCTATACCGGCATCCTCGCCGCCGCCGTATTGGCGAATGTGCTGGGCGCGTGGGCCGCGCTGGCGGCGACCCGGGCGACCGGCCTGATCCGGCTGGACCTGCCCGGCATCAAGACCCCGCTGACGCGCTACGCCTGA